Proteins co-encoded in one Ruegeria pomeroyi DSS-3 genomic window:
- a CDS encoding GFA family protein: protein MIKGSCLCGDIRYTTEAAPQGASMCHCGQCRRQSGGVWSSAFVPEADLTITGPVSWFAASDTAKRGFCARCGSFLFWKANDEDTISFSLGSVDGPTGLRLTKHIFVAGKGDYYDIADDAPHKD from the coding sequence ATGATCAAAGGGTCCTGCCTGTGCGGCGACATCCGCTACACGACCGAGGCCGCGCCGCAGGGCGCCTCGATGTGCCATTGCGGCCAGTGCCGGCGGCAATCGGGCGGCGTCTGGTCCTCGGCTTTCGTACCCGAGGCCGACCTGACGATCACCGGCCCGGTCAGCTGGTTTGCCGCCAGCGACACCGCCAAACGCGGCTTCTGCGCCCGCTGCGGCTCGTTCCTGTTCTGGAAGGCCAATGACGAAGACACGATCAGCTTTTCGCTGGGCTCCGTCGATGGCCCCACCGGCCTGCGCCTGACCAAGCACATCTTTGTCGCCGGCAAGGGCGATTATTACGACATCGCGGACGATGCGCCGCACAAGGACTAG